In the genome of Oxyura jamaicensis isolate SHBP4307 breed ruddy duck chromosome 13, BPBGC_Ojam_1.0, whole genome shotgun sequence, one region contains:
- the SH3TC2 gene encoding LOW QUALITY PROTEIN: SH3 domain and tetratricopeptide repeat-containing protein 2 (The sequence of the model RefSeq protein was modified relative to this genomic sequence to represent the inferred CDS: deleted 1 base in 1 codon), with translation MGCCLGAPWHQDLALGCTGEECESCCPRSPLLLPRWDHLQHAAAERRGPWWRGTTMASGRAGAPETNGAATEAAEGLLDTSSVLLAVGENFPPEISLFFSVESRSSRCLNSQLQEAARKKLWALESDDRAVHALFKELSARLVCVQAQEDRFLLTFKTLEEVWKFSTYLALGYVGNCLEQLLFGQEYWLNCALMEDTEIRVSMDEDRLATIYLGLLLQEGNFFSRAVSGVCQPEEEGEEGLRLRRNELIHVKNIGEESMWEGMSLLTGQRGLVPVASLEPVPHPFYQWFLKNYAMSFGISQEIGGATCQTIVKGRCTATEDHKGAAWDELSFSKGDGIEIIGFLVPGLPWFVGKSLSSGNIGFVPTRYINTTACEPLGKGLVFLSEEEKSPLLRIPCNGGEQHFATLLGELAHTDITSVYRLDGFEPTAMFPKVPSEAVLHGGKDIQLLQTWEEINGLATASTSEQSSPGSESAPAMLEDVLLDKLDDFDDPKFFIDLNAGHMEDADVFDPILTFLNHESYVPSFQSLYDTSFSFLNSTFYGFSDEDELVLYLETSRNWAKRTHAIWAHVRLCFLLGKLCIRKVKFSQARVYFEEALSTLDRGFGDLPLLAALHVNLASIYLKQNMKNKFSSLLGKMVTLLVCLPGRPFSSENELEVMVYVLREAIAVGNAPLEMRVCFLIVKLFLQLGKTDEVLPFTEHLQCLTTTLLSPDTGAVPLDVTPILSYLYDKKYLPNIALASARLFVPSGIKGAPTPIWRAGFILQCTSKLLGSQPERSCIPALACFYLHQALHFSCESRAVPTQRTLCTILSRLHLQHGLLHGALRHAARAVAFSRLMGDEEAFESSLSLGWMYLLNSQPGPAAEIMGQLLQSLHGTDSVTQGGAVHNLLAIALKGEGQVQKAAENYLRALHKAKETGNKRNQAIALANLGQLSLSHGASQLSELYLLQSAWLYAELQGCQDTELEAVQVLLWLAQAMVNRQRVEDGKLCYELALGFALKWRNVRSQLHVTEALCHFYSKVSPNLHACITYHEHWVSLAQQLQDREMEGNVQQTLSQLYQALDTSEALRQSLDCTKQSLRIFIDLEETGKAAEAWLQAGRLYYLMQEDELVEMYFQAAIQTALKSENFSLAMELYEKAGDTFFNGSRNRDRAVEFYRGGAVPLARKLKAIQTELRLFNKLAELQIGLQGYEKALEFATLAARLSIRVGDQLQELVAFHRLATAYYFLQMYEMAEDCYLKTLALRSPMLQSSGEALYYSKVYCHLGNLTLHKLKDEQDAAAYFLLALAAATEMGDQELQGRIHTKLANVPRATLGPADTPGCATYRPRWLSEGGHVV, from the exons atgggctgctgcctgggggctcCTTGGCACCAGGACCTGGCCCTGGGGTGCACAG GAGAAGAGTGTGAGTCCTGCTGCCCCCGCTcgcccctgctcctgccccgctGGGACCACCTGCAGCACGCTGCCGCCGAGCGCCGGGGACCATGGTGGCGAGGGACGACCATGGCATCAG GTAGGGCTGGGGCACCAGAGACAAATGGTGCAGCTACCGAGGCAGCAGAAGGCTTGCTGGACACCTCCTCGGTGCTGCTGGCTGTCGGGGAGAACTTCCCACCAG AGATTTCACTCTTCTTCTCCGTTGAGAGCCGCTCCTCCCGGTGCCTCAattcccagctgcaggaagccGCCAGGAAGAAGCTGTGGGCCCTGGAGAGTGATGACAGAGCCGTCCATGCCCTCTTCAAG GAGCtgtcagccaggctggtctgTGTGCAAGCACAGGAAGATCGGTTCCTGCTCACCTTCAAAACCCTGGAAGAAGTCTGGAAGTTCTCCACGTACCTAGCACTAG GCTATGTGGGCAACTGCTTGGAGCAGCTTCTCTTTGGCCAGGAGTACTGGCTAAACTGCGCTCTGATGGAGGACACGGAGATCAGAGTTAGCATGGATGAAGATCGCTTGGCCACCATCTACCTGGGTCTGCTGCTCCAGGAAG gtaactttttttccagagcagtgTCCGGTGTCTGCCagcctgaggaggagggagaggaaggccTGCGGCTCCGCAGGAACGAGCTGATCCACGTGAAGAACATCGGAGAGGAGTCCATGTGGGAAGGGATGTCCTTGCTGACAGGGCAACGAGGGCTGGTGCCTGTGGCATCTCTCGAGCCCGTACCTCACCCGTTTTACCA GTGGTTTCTGAAGAATTATGCCATGAGTTTTGGCATCTCCCAGGAGATCGGTGGGGCGACCTGTCAGACAATCG TGAAAGGCAGGTGCACAGCCACAGAGGACCACAAAGGAGCAGCATGGGATGAACTGAGTTTCTCCAAGGGAGACGGCATAGAAATCATCGGCTTCCTCGTTCCAGGACTCCCGTGGTTTGTGGGCAAATCCCTAAGCAGTGGGAACATTGGCTTTGTCCCGACGCGATACATAAACACCACGGCTTGTGAACCCTT GGGAAAGGGCTTGGTGTTTCTGAGCGAAGAGGAAAAATCCCCCCTCCTGCGTATCCCCTGCAATGGTGGTGAGCAGCACTTCGCCACCCTCCTGGGCGAGCTGGCACACACAGACATCACCTCCGTGTACCGGCTGG ATGGTTTTGAACCCACAGCCATGTTCCCCAAAGTGCCATCAG AGGCTGTTCTCCACGGCGGTAAGGATATTCAGCTGCTACAGACCTGGGAGGAAATAAACGGCCTGGCTACAGCTAGCACCTCCGAGCAGTCTAGCCCCGGGAGTGAATCGGCCCCTGCTATGTTGGAAGATGTTCTCCTGGACAAGCTGGATGACTTTGATGATCCCAAGTTCTTTATTGACCTGAATGCTGGACACATGGAAGATGCTGATGTCTTTGACCCCATACTCACCTTCCTTAACCATGAGAGTTACGTGCCCAGTTTTCAAAGCCTCTATGATAcgagtttttcctttctcaactCCACTTTTTATGGTTTCTCTGATGAGGATGAACTGGTCTTGTACCTTGAAACATCCAGGAACTGGGCTAAGAGGACTCATGCGATCTGGGCTCATGTAAGGCTCTGTTTCCTCTTGGGCAAGCTCTGCATCAGAAAGGTCAAGTTCTCCCAGGCTCGAGTCTATTTCGAGGAAGCCCTGAGCACCCTGGACAGGGGCTTTGGGGACCTGCCCCTGCTGGCTGCCTTGCACGTGAACCTCGCTTCCATTTACCTGAAACAGAACATGAAGAACAAGTTCTCCTCCTTGCTGGGCAAAATGGTGACCTTGCTCGTCTGCTTGCCTGGCCGCCCTTTCAGCTCTGAGAATGAGCTAGAAGTCATGGTGTACGTGCTCAGGGAAGCCATTGCCGTGGGCAATGCTCCCCTGGAGATGCGTGTCTGCTTCCTTATTGTCAAGCTCTTCCTACAGCTGGGAAAAACTGACGAAGTGCTGCCCTTTACTGAGCATCTTCAGTGTCTCACCACCACGTTACTCAGCCCGGACACTGGTGCTGTGCCACTGGATGTCACCCCCATCTTGAGCTACCTGTATGACAAGAAGTACTTGCCAAACATTGCGCTGGCCTCTGCCAGGCTCTTTGTTCCCAGCGGCATCAAGGGAGCACCAACACCCATCTGGAGAGCTGGCTTCATCCTCCAATGTACGTCCAAGCTCCTGGGAAGCCAACCGGAGAGGAGCTGCATCCCAGCGCTGGCTTGTTTCTACCTCCATCAGGCCCTGCATTTCTCCTGCGAGAGCAGGGCCGTGCCCACCCAGAGGACGCTGTGCACCATCTTGTCCCGGCTGCACCTCCAGCATGGCCTGCTGCACGGGGCGCTCCGCCACGCCGCCAGGGCTGTGGCCTTCAGCAGGCTGATGGGCGATGAGGAAGCCTTTGAATCTTCCCTCTCCCTGGGGTGGATGTACCTCCTGAACAGCCAGCCAGGCCCGGCCGCAGAGATcatggggcagctcctgcagtcCCTGCATGGGACGGACAGCGTGACGCAG GGGGGGGCCGTGCACAACCTCCTGGCCATTGCCCTCAAAGGGGAAGGGCAGGTGCAGAAGGCTGCGGAGAACTACCTCCGGGCCCTGCACAAGGCCAAGGAGACTGGCAACAAGAGGAACCAGGCCATCGCCCTGGCCAACCTGGGGCAGCTGAGCCTCTCGCACGGAGCGAGCCAGCTGTCTGAGCTCTACCTGCTGCAATCTGCTTGGCTCTatgctgagctgcagggctgccaggaCACGGAGCTGGAGGCGGtgcaggtgctgctgtggctggcaCAGGCCATGGTGAACAGGCAGAGGGTGGAAGATGGCAAACTCTGCTATGAACTGGCGCTGGGCTTTGCCCTGAAGTGGCGTAATGTGAGGA GTCAGCTTCACGTCACGGAGGCTCTCTGCCATTTCTACAGCAAGGTGTCCCCCAACCTCCATGCCTGCATCACCTACCACGAACACTGGGTGTCTctggcccagcagctccaggacagAGAGATGGAAGGCAATGTTCAGCAGACCCTCAGCCAGCTCTACCAGGCTTTGGACACCTCCGA GGCCTTGAGACAGTCTCTGGACTGCACCAAGCAGAGCCTAAGGATCTTCATCGACCTGGAGGAGACTGGCAAGGCGGCAGaggcctggctgcaggcaggaaggcTCTACTACCTTATGCAGGAAGACGAGCTGGTGGAAATGTATTTCCAG GCAGCCATTCAGACAGCTCTGAAGTCTGAGAACTTCTCCTTGGCCATGGAGCTTTATGAAAAAGCAGGCGATACCTTTTTTAACGGCAGCCGAAACAGGGACCGAGCAGTGGAGTTTTACAGG GGTGGTGCTGTGCCCTTGGCCAGGAAGCTAAAGGCCATACAGACAGAGCTACGGCTGTTCAACAAGCTGGCAGAACTGCAGATTGGGCTGCAAGGCTACGAGAAGGCGCTGGAGTTTGCCACACTGGCAGCCCGGCTGAGCATCAGGGTGG GAGATCAATTGCAAGAGCTGGTTGCATTCCACCGCCTGGCTACAGCCTACTATTTTCTGCAGATGTATGAGATGGCAGAAGATTGCTACCTGAAGACGCTTGCCCTGCGCTCCCCCATGCTGCAGTCCTCTGGAGAGGCCTTGTACTACTCCAAGGTGTATTGCCACCTTGGCAACCTGACCCTGCACAAACTGAAG GATGAACAGGATGCAGCAGCCTACTTCCTCCTGGCCCTCGCTGCAGCAACTGAAATGGGAGACCAGGAGCTGCAAGGCCGCATTCACACCAAGCTGGCCAATGTCCCCAGGGCCACGCTGGGGCCCGCGGACACGCCAGGCTGTGCCACGTACCGGCCCCGGTGGCTGAGCGAAGGCGGCCACGTCGTCTGA